In the Acidobacteriota bacterium genome, TGCTCGAGCAGGGCGCGCACATGGTGAGCACCGCGGCGGTCTACGGGCCGAGCCGCGGGTTGCTGGAGAAGCACTTCTCGAGGTTCGGCGCCGAGGCCACCTTCGTCGACACCACGGAGATCGAGAACCTCCGTCGGGCGATGCGACCGGCGACGCGGCTCGTCTACGTGGAGAGCCCGTCGAACCCCGCGATGCAGGTCACCGACATCGCCGCGGCCGCGGCCATCGCGCACGACCACGGGAGCCTGCTGGCGGTCGACAACACCTTCGCCAGCCCCTACCTCCAGACGCCGCTGGCCCTCGGCGCCGACGTCGTGCTGCACTCGATCACGAAGTTCATCAACGGCCACGCCGACGTCGTGGGCGGCGTCCTCGTCGCGAAAGACGCCGGGGTCCTCGCGCGACTCCGGGACGTCATGGTGACGACCGGCTGCAACATGGATCCTCACCAGGCGTATCTCGTGATCCGCGGCCTGAAGACGCTCGGCGTGCGCATCGAGCGTGCCCAGCAGAACGCCGGCGCGATCGCCCGGTGGCTGCAGTCGCATCCCAAGGTCCGCCACGTCCGCTACATCGGCCTTCCCACGCATCCCCAGCACGAGCTCGCCAGCCGCCAGATGCGCGGCTTCGGCTCGATGATCGGCTTCGAGCTCGAAGGCGGCCTCGAGGCCGGACGCATCGTCATGGACCGCGTGCGGCTCGCCACGCTGGCCGTGTCGCTTGGCGGGGTGGAGACGCTCATCGAACACCCCGCGTCGATGACCCACGCGGCGATGTCGAGAGAGGCGCGTGAGGCCGCGGGGTTCAGCGACGGGCTCGTGCGGTACTCGGTGGGCATCGAGGACGTCGACGACCTGATCGCCGACCTCGATCAGGCGCTCAATGCCATTCCCTCGGAGCTCGCCAGCACCTCCGAACCGGCCGCGCATCGAGGCTGACGACGCCTCACCGCTCCGCGAGGGCAGGGCAGAGCCGCCCGCCTGGCTTCGGCGCAGGCGAACGCTTGCGCGGCCCGACCACCCTCGCGCTACAGCAGCTTGCCCTGGGCTCGGTCGAGGGCCGCCCTGAGGTCGAGCCGGTGCCGGCCGTGGAGAGGGGCCCAGAGGTCGCCGCGTTCCGCGAACCGTGCGGGTGCGGTCTCGATCGTGAAGTCCTCGGGGCGCAGCCCCCGCGTCACCTCGTCCCACGAGAGCGGCGTCGACACGCCCGCAAACGCGTTGCCGCGGGCGCTGTAGGCCGTGGCGAGTGTCTTGCCCTCGATGTTCTGCAGGTAGTCGATGTAGACCGTCCGGCCCCGGCGGCCCACGGCGCGCTCGACGGTCGCCTGCTTCGGGTGCTTCGTGGCGACGAGCGTGGCCACGAGCTGGCAGAAGAGCTGTCCGGCCTGGTAGGGCGTGGCGGGCGCGAGCGGCAGATAGACGTGCAGGCCCGACGCGCCAGAGGTCTTCGCCACCGCCGGCACGCCGAGCGTCTCGAGCTCGTCGTGTATCCAGCGCGCCACGTCCACGACCTGCTCGAAGGTCACGCCGGGCATCGGGTCGAGGTCGAGTGCCGCCTCGCGGGCCACCCCGGGCTCATCGACGCGCGAGAACCACGGGTCCTGCGAGATCGTGGCGAGCTGCGTCATGTAGAGCAGCGTGAGCAGCGTCCCGCCGACGAGGCGCGGCGTCTCGCCCTCCGCCTCGGCCGCGGCCACCTCCACCCGCACGCCTGGCGGGACGTCGTCCGGCGCGCGCTGCTGGTAGAAGCTCTTCCCGGCCACGCCGTTCGGCAGCCGCTTCATCACGAGCGGGCGGTCGGCGACGTTCGGCAGCAGCAGCGGCGAGACGCGCGCGTAGTAGCGCAGGAGATCGCCCTTGGTCAGGGCGCGCTCGGGCCAGAAGACCTTCGCGAGGTTCGTGACGTCGAGACGGCTGCCGTCGGGCAGGACGACAGGCCCGTTCCGGCGGGCCCGCTCGAGCGTGTCGAGTTGCTCGATGACGAGGCCCAGCACCGGGTCGACTGCAGGTGGCCGATCGCCAGGGCTGATGCCCATCGCCGCCCGGTCGGTGACCCGCGCGGCGACGATGCTGCCGTCGGGCGCCGCGACCGGGCCCCGCGGCGCCAACCGAGGCCTCCGCTGCGGCGCCGAGGCCGATGCCGCCGGCGCACGACCGGAGGGGTGGGCGGGACGGCCGGCATCCTCACCGCCGGCTGCCGCTTCGCGTCGCACCGAACGCGGGTCGATGTCGTCGCGCTCGCCCACGAACACCGGGTGCCTGAGCACCCCTTCATCGGTCCATTCGGTGAACTTCACCTCGACGACGAGGTCGGGGGTCGTCCAGTGGGGCCGCTCCGGAGGGTTCGGCGCCGAGGTGAACGGCGAACGGGCCGTCTCCCGTTCGGAGAGCCGCTCGGCGAACCGGTCGAGATCGCGTTCGGTGAACCCCGACCCGACGGGCCCGGCGTACACGAGCCGCCGGGCCCGACCCGCGCCTTCGTAATAGCCGAGCAGCAGCGAGCCGAAGTGCCGGCGCGTGCCGCGCGGCTCGGTCCACCCCCCGACGACGAACTCCTGCCGGCGGGGCAGCTTCAGCTTGACCCAGGCCCTGCTCCGCCGGCCGCTCTCGTAGGTCGAGGCGCTGTCCTTGGCGATGAGCCCCTCGAGGCCGAGCGTGACGGCTCGGTCGTGGAGCCGCCGGCCGTCGCCCGCCGACTGCTCGGCCAGCCGCACCTGTTCCGACCCGGCGTTGCCGACGATCGTCTCCAGGCGCGCGCGCCGGTCGCTGAGCGGCAGGCGCCTCAGGTCGTCGACCCCGTCGCGGAGCACGTCGAACAGCACGAGCGCGACCGGCTGCGTGGAGGCGGCGCGCTCGACGTCCGCGGCTCCCGTGAGGTGGATGCGCCGCTGGAGGCGCTGGAAGCCCACCGGTTCGCCATCTTCATCGAGGGCGACGATCTCGCCGTCGAGCAGGGCTCCGCGTCTGAGGCTGCGGGCGAACCGCTTGAGGTCGCGGACGAGGTCGGGAAACTGCGTGGTCTTGTCGTGGCCGAGCCGCGACCACAGCCGGACGTCGGCCGACGGGTGGCCGGGTTCGACGTGAACCAGCACGCGCATGCCGTCGTATTTCGGCTCGTAGACAAGGCGCGGACTCTCGAGCGTCGGCGGCGCCCCGGCCGGCGCGGTCGAGGCCAGCATCGGCCGGACGGTCGACGGGTCGTCGGCCCAGGGCACGGCCGTGCGGGGTGGCATGGGCGGATTATCCTGCTACTATCGAGGTTTCGCCAGCGTCCGATACAGCGATTGCCAGGCAGCATGGCGTCCGGCCCGGGGAGCGGTGACCCCGCCGGGCGGGGTCACGCGTCACCGCGGGAAGGCCGGGACATCATGGCCGCACGTGCGACGTGGAAGGGGTATCTCAAGATCAGTCTCGTCACCATCCCGGTCCGCGTGTTTCCGGCCTACGACACGGCCGCCACGGTCAGCTTCAACCAGCTCCACGGCGAGTGCCGCAGCCGCATCCAACAGAAGAAGTGGTGCCCGAAGTGCGAGCGCGAGCTGCAGACGAGCGAGATCGTCAAGGGCTACGAGTTCGACAAGGGGCGCTTCGTCGTCATCGACGAGGAGGACCTGCAGAAGGTGCGGCCCGAGTCGACGCGCGTCATCAACCTGGTGCAGTTCGCCGACGAGGCGGCGCTCGACCCCATCTACTACGAGCGCCCGTACTACCTCGCGCCGGACGGCGACGTGGCGAGCGAGGCGTTCGCCGTGATGCGCGAGGGCATGGCGGGCAAGACGGGTATCGGAAAGGTGGCGCTGTCGGGCCGCGAGTACCTCGTGGCGGTTCGCCCGCGCGAGCGAGGTCTGGTGATGTACACGCTGCGATCGAGCGCCGAGATTCGCAGCATGAGCCACATCGCTGAGCTCGAGCGCGTGCCGGCGACCATCAAGCCCGCCGAGGCCCAGCTCGCCAAGCAGGTCATCGACACCTTCATGGGC is a window encoding:
- a CDS encoding Ku protein; this encodes MAARATWKGYLKISLVTIPVRVFPAYDTAATVSFNQLHGECRSRIQQKKWCPKCERELQTSEIVKGYEFDKGRFVVIDEEDLQKVRPESTRVINLVQFADEAALDPIYYERPYYLAPDGDVASEAFAVMREGMAGKTGIGKVALSGREYLVAVRPRERGLVMYTLRSSAEIRSMSHIAELERVPATIKPAEAQLAKQVIDTFMGELDLREYKDEYQAQVRNLIDAKVAGQDYVVPEEEAPAKVVDLMEALRRSLDAVSQGKKKPADAELPARKAAGKATAKTGPKAVPAARKRAKAS
- the ligD gene encoding DNA ligase D, with the translated sequence MPPRTAVPWADDPSTVRPMLASTAPAGAPPTLESPRLVYEPKYDGMRVLVHVEPGHPSADVRLWSRLGHDKTTQFPDLVRDLKRFARSLRRGALLDGEIVALDEDGEPVGFQRLQRRIHLTGAADVERAASTQPVALVLFDVLRDGVDDLRRLPLSDRRARLETIVGNAGSEQVRLAEQSAGDGRRLHDRAVTLGLEGLIAKDSASTYESGRRSRAWVKLKLPRRQEFVVGGWTEPRGTRRHFGSLLLGYYEGAGRARRLVYAGPVGSGFTERDLDRFAERLSERETARSPFTSAPNPPERPHWTTPDLVVEVKFTEWTDEGVLRHPVFVGERDDIDPRSVRREAAAGGEDAGRPAHPSGRAPAASASAPQRRPRLAPRGPVAAPDGSIVAARVTDRAAMGISPGDRPPAVDPVLGLVIEQLDTLERARRNGPVVLPDGSRLDVTNLAKVFWPERALTKGDLLRYYARVSPLLLPNVADRPLVMKRLPNGVAGKSFYQQRAPDDVPPGVRVEVAAAEAEGETPRLVGGTLLTLLYMTQLATISQDPWFSRVDEPGVAREAALDLDPMPGVTFEQVVDVARWIHDELETLGVPAVAKTSGASGLHVYLPLAPATPYQAGQLFCQLVATLVATKHPKQATVERAVGRRGRTVYIDYLQNIEGKTLATAYSARGNAFAGVSTPLSWDEVTRGLRPEDFTIETAPARFAERGDLWAPLHGRHRLDLRAALDRAQGKLL
- a CDS encoding aminotransferase class I/II-fold pyridoxal phosphate-dependent enzyme, with amino-acid sequence MSEKTLGVNSQLVHGGYHPDATGAVNVPIYQSSTFAFRDAAHGASLFAGGAKGYIYTRIGNPTIAAFEHAVATLEGGAGGVATSSGLAAVNTLYMALLEQGAHMVSTAAVYGPSRGLLEKHFSRFGAEATFVDTTEIENLRRAMRPATRLVYVESPSNPAMQVTDIAAAAAIAHDHGSLLAVDNTFASPYLQTPLALGADVVLHSITKFINGHADVVGGVLVAKDAGVLARLRDVMVTTGCNMDPHQAYLVIRGLKTLGVRIERAQQNAGAIARWLQSHPKVRHVRYIGLPTHPQHELASRQMRGFGSMIGFELEGGLEAGRIVMDRVRLATLAVSLGGVETLIEHPASMTHAAMSREAREAAGFSDGLVRYSVGIEDVDDLIADLDQALNAIPSELASTSEPAAHRG